In one Cyprinus carpio isolate SPL01 chromosome B2, ASM1834038v1, whole genome shotgun sequence genomic region, the following are encoded:
- the LOC122136141 gene encoding aquaporin-1-like isoform X2 translates to MARELKSWSFWRAVLAEFVGMTVFVFIGIASAIGNKHNRYPDQEIKVALAFGLAIATLAQSLGHISGAHLNPAITLGLLVSCQISFFRASMYIVAQMLGAVLASGIMFKVSPDPESTLGLNMLSNGVKAGQGFAIELFATFQLVLCVLATTDKHRTDVTGSAPLAIGLSVGLGHLVAISYTGCGINPARSFGPAVILEAFKNHWIYWIAPMSGGVAAALVYDFLLCPKKEALRKRMNVLKGTADPDPSATEALIEPRTPRSGSGAE, encoded by the exons ATGGCACGAGAGCTTAAAAGTTGGTCGTTTTGGCGGGCAGTATTGGCAGAGTTTGTTGGGATGacggtttttgtttttattggcatAGCCTCTGCCATTGGAAACAAGCATAACAGATATCCCGACCAGGAGATTAAAGTAGCTTTAGCTTTTGGCCTGGCCATTGCCACATTGGCTCAGAGTTTGGGGCATATCAGTGGAGCCCACCTGAACCCAGCTATTACTTTAGGACTTTTGGTCAGCTGTCAGATCAGTTTCTTCAGGGCCTCCATGTATATCGTTGCCCAGATGTTGGGAGCTGTACTGGCAAGTGGCATTATGTTCAAAGTTAGTCCTGACCCTGAATCAACACTGGGACTCAATATG CTGAGTAATGGAGTGAAAGCCGGTCAGGGATTTGCCATTGAGCTTTTTGCAACCTTTCAGCTGGTCCTCTGTGTCCTGGCCACAACAGACAAACATCGAACTGATGTTACAGGCTCTGCACCCCTAGCCATCGGACTGTCAGTTGGTTTAGGACACCTAGTTGCA ATCAGTTACACAGGGTGTGGCATCAACCCCGCTCGATCTTTTGGACCAGCTGTTATtcttgaagcatttaaaaaccaCTGG ATCTACTGGATTGCGCCGATGAGCGGAGGGGTGGCTGCTGCTCTTGTGTATGACTTCTTGCTCTGCCCAAAAAAGGAAGCGCTTCGCAAGCGTATGAATGTTCTGAAAGGCACAGCTGATCCGGACCCGTCTGCGACAGAAGCACTAATCGAACCCCGAACCCCCAGATCTGGTTCTG GAGCTGAGTAA
- the LOC122136141 gene encoding aquaporin-1-like isoform X1: MARELKSWSFWRAVLAEFVGMTVFVFIGIASAIGNKHNRYPDQEIKVALAFGLAIATLAQSLGHISGAHLNPAITLGLLVSCQISFFRASMYIVAQMLGAVLASGIMFKVSPDPESTLGLNMLSNGVKAGQGFAIELFATFQLVLCVLATTDKHRTDVTGSAPLAIGLSVGLGHLVAISYTGCGINPARSFGPAVILEAFKNHWIYWIAPMSGGVAAALVYDFLLCPKKEALRKRMNVLKGTADPDPSATEALIEPRTPRSGSGQWPRP, from the exons ATGGCACGAGAGCTTAAAAGTTGGTCGTTTTGGCGGGCAGTATTGGCAGAGTTTGTTGGGATGacggtttttgtttttattggcatAGCCTCTGCCATTGGAAACAAGCATAACAGATATCCCGACCAGGAGATTAAAGTAGCTTTAGCTTTTGGCCTGGCCATTGCCACATTGGCTCAGAGTTTGGGGCATATCAGTGGAGCCCACCTGAACCCAGCTATTACTTTAGGACTTTTGGTCAGCTGTCAGATCAGTTTCTTCAGGGCCTCCATGTATATCGTTGCCCAGATGTTGGGAGCTGTACTGGCAAGTGGCATTATGTTCAAAGTTAGTCCTGACCCTGAATCAACACTGGGACTCAATATG CTGAGTAATGGAGTGAAAGCCGGTCAGGGATTTGCCATTGAGCTTTTTGCAACCTTTCAGCTGGTCCTCTGTGTCCTGGCCACAACAGACAAACATCGAACTGATGTTACAGGCTCTGCACCCCTAGCCATCGGACTGTCAGTTGGTTTAGGACACCTAGTTGCA ATCAGTTACACAGGGTGTGGCATCAACCCCGCTCGATCTTTTGGACCAGCTGTTATtcttgaagcatttaaaaaccaCTGG ATCTACTGGATTGCGCCGATGAGCGGAGGGGTGGCTGCTGCTCTTGTGTATGACTTCTTGCTCTGCCCAAAAAAGGAAGCGCTTCGCAAGCGTATGAATGTTCTGAAAGGCACAGCTGATCCGGACCCGTCTGCGACAGAAGCACTAATCGAACCCCGAACCCCCAGATCTGGTTCTGGTCAGTGGCCCAGGCCCTGA
- the LOC109109628 gene encoding gastrula zinc finger protein XlCGF57.1-like translates to MRDLEPCRMKHTEDTGEQTELIGEHEEIEELSEAEEQNHVKTGEKPQSFSQEDLKKISAKKTFTCTLCGKSFAYKNSLNVHIRVHTGEKRYKCSHCDKGFNWTGHLKAHERIHTGEKPYKCSNCDKRFGRPGILKAHERTHTGEKPHTCDQCGKCFAQKGQLTAHMKIHTGEKPFTCDQCGKRFAHSAHLKVHMNIHTRDNMCMCDQCGKMCLRASDLKMHLKVHTKEKPHPCYLCGKSFSCLRNLKVHQKIHTGVREYMCFECEKTFISANNLKLHQRIHTGEKPYKCSHCDKRFSCSGILKRHERSHTGEKPYKCSHCDKRFSCSGILKRHERSHTGEKPYKCSHCDKRFHLSENLKRHEMIHTGEKPYKCSYCDKRFSQAANQIIHERIHTGEKPFKCSHCEKRFSDSRDLKRHERIHTGEKPYQCTACGKCFKQSSSLRCHTKNVHCK, encoded by the exons ATGAGAGATCTAGAACCCTGCAGAATGAAACACACTGAAGATACCggagaacaaacag AGTTGATTGGAGAACATGAGGAGATTGAAGAACTGAGTGAAGCCGAGGAGCaaaatcatgtcaaaactggagaaaagCCTCAGAGTTTCTCTCAGgaagatttaaagaaaataagtgcTAAGAAAACTTTCACCTGCACTctctgtggaaagagtttcgcaTACAAAAATAGTCTTAATGTTCACATTAGAGTACATACCGGAGAGAAACGGTACAAGTGTTCACATTGTGACAAGGGATTCAATTGGACAGGACACCTGAAagcacatgagaggattcacactggagaaaaaccttacaaatGTTCAAACTGCGACAAAAGGTTCGGTCGGCCTGGAATCCTGAAGGCACATGAGAGGACTCACACGGGAGAGAAACCGCACACATGTGACCAGTGTGGGAAGTGTTTTGCGCAAAAAGGACAACTTACGGCGCATATGAAAATTCATAcgggagagaaaccattcacttgtgatcaatgtgggaagagATTTGCACACTCAGCACACCTTAAGGTACATATGAACATCCACACTAGAGATAACATGTGCATGTGTGATCAATGCGGCAAAATGTGTTTGAGGGCTTCAGACCTGAAGATGCACCTgaaagttcatacaaaggagaagccaCATCCATGTTATttatgtggaaaaagtttttcaTGTCTACGAAATTTAAAagtacatcagaaaatacatactggtgtgagagagtacatgtgctttgagtgtgaaaagacttttatttcGGCGAACAATTTAAAACTGCATCAgcggatccacactggagaaaaaccttacaagtgttcacactgtgacaagagattcagttgCTCGGGAATCctgaaaagacatgagaggagccacactggagagaaaccttacaagtgttcacactgtgacaagagattcagttgCTCGGGAATCCTAAAAAGACATGAGAGGagccacactggagagaaaccttataagtgttcgcactgtgacaagagattccaTCTGTCAGAAAACCTAAAAAGACACGAgatgatccacactggagagaaaccatataaGTGTTCatactgtgacaagagattcagtcaggcAGCAAATCAGATAATAcacgagaggattcacactggagagaaacctttcaagtgttcacactgtgagaaAAGATTCAGTGATTCAAGAGACCTGAAAAGacacgagaggatccacactggagagaaaccgtatcaatgcactgcatgtgggaagtgtttcaaaCAATCTTCTTCTCTACGCTGTCATACAAAAAATGTTCACTGcaagtag